TCTTCTTCGGCGGCGACTACAAGGTGCTGCGCGGCGGGGCGTTCTCCGTGGACGAGGTGGCCTGCCGGGGCACGTTCCGCAACTGGGACCACCCGGTCCGGCGGCAGATCTTCTCCGGGTTCCGCACCGCTCGCGACGCGGATCCGACGGAGGCTCCCTGATGTGCCGTCATCTCGCGTTCCTGGGTCCCGAGGAGCCACTGGGCAAGCTCCTCGTGGACCCCTTGCACAGCCTGTTCCGCCAGTCCTGGGCGCCGCGGCAGCAGCGCCACGGCACGGTCAACGCCGACGGGTTCGGGGTGGGCTGGTACGCCGGGGACGACCCGGTGCCCGCCCGCTACCGCCGTTCCGGGCCGATCTGGGGCGACCAGTCCTTCGCGGACCTCGCCCGGGTCGTGCGGTCCGGTGCGCTGCTCGCCGCGGTGCGTGACGCCACCGAGGCGGGCGCGGACGGCGAGGCCGCGGCGGCACCGTTCGCCGCCGGGACCTGGCTGTTCAGCCACAACGGCGCGGTCACGGGCTGGCCCCGTTCGCTGGCCCCGGTGTCCCGTCTGCTGCCGCCCGATGACCTCCTGTCCATGGAGGCGCGCTGCGACTCCGCCCTGGTGTGGGCGCTCGTCCTGCACCGGCTGCGCAGCGGCGACGACGAGGGCCAGGCTCTCGCGGACACAGTCGTCGAGGTCGCCGAGGCGGCCCCCGGATCACGCCTCAACCTGCTGCTCACCAACGGCGAGACGATCGCCGCGACCGCCTGGGGCGACACCCTCTGGTACCTCTCCGAACCGGGCC
This Streptomyces sp. NBC_01283 DNA region includes the following protein-coding sequences:
- the egtC gene encoding ergothioneine biosynthesis protein EgtC, which codes for MCRHLAFLGPEEPLGKLLVDPLHSLFRQSWAPRQQRHGTVNADGFGVGWYAGDDPVPARYRRSGPIWGDQSFADLARVVRSGALLAAVRDATEAGADGEAAAAPFAAGTWLFSHNGAVTGWPRSLAPVSRLLPPDDLLSMEARCDSALVWALVLHRLRSGDDEGQALADTVVEVAEAAPGSRLNLLLTNGETIAATAWGDTLWYLSEPGRRTVVASEPYDDDPHWRQVPDRTLLAASRTDVLLTPLKEPSA